In Spirosoma aureum, a single genomic region encodes these proteins:
- a CDS encoding Gfo/Idh/MocA family protein has product MTDTINPNNSLVNRRRFIHTTLAASLGLTLAQPSVGLGHHDASVASGKRVGIIGLDTSHSSVFTKLLNDPKALPELGGYRVVAAYPQGSRDIVSSVSMIAGYTEEVKKYGVEIVDSIGDLLAKVDVVLLETNDGRLHLEQVLPVFKAGKRVFIDKPIAASLSDTKAIFAAADQYHVPVFSSSALRFEEHVQQVVQGNIGAVTGADVYSPATLEKTHPDLFWYGIHGVEMLFAVMGTGCKSVTRTFNGEVDLVVGVWNDNRIGTFRGIRKGVTGFGGTAYGEKGIITLGPFTGYQPLVREIVQFFDTGKPPVPATETLEMVAFMEAADASKRHRGKTVRL; this is encoded by the coding sequence ATGACAGATACGATTAATCCGAACAATTCACTTGTCAACCGTCGTCGATTTATTCATACCACACTAGCAGCTAGTCTAGGGCTAACCCTGGCGCAACCGTCAGTTGGGTTAGGGCATCACGATGCGTCGGTTGCATCCGGGAAACGGGTCGGTATTATCGGGCTGGACACATCGCATAGTTCCGTTTTTACGAAGCTCCTGAACGACCCGAAAGCCCTGCCCGAACTGGGCGGTTACCGGGTCGTAGCGGCCTATCCGCAGGGGAGCCGAGACATTGTTTCGAGTGTCAGCATGATTGCCGGATACACGGAAGAAGTCAAAAAATACGGGGTCGAAATCGTCGATTCTATTGGTGATCTTTTGGCTAAAGTAGATGTTGTGCTGCTGGAAACCAACGACGGACGATTGCATCTGGAGCAGGTCTTACCTGTCTTCAAAGCCGGGAAACGGGTATTCATCGATAAACCGATTGCCGCATCGTTAAGCGACACAAAAGCTATTTTTGCCGCTGCCGATCAGTATCACGTCCCCGTCTTTTCGTCGTCGGCTCTTCGCTTTGAAGAGCATGTTCAGCAGGTTGTTCAGGGGAACATAGGAGCCGTTACGGGAGCGGATGTATACAGCCCGGCAACGCTGGAGAAAACGCACCCTGACCTGTTCTGGTATGGCATACACGGTGTCGAAATGCTCTTTGCCGTTATGGGCACGGGTTGCAAAAGCGTGACAAGAACATTCAATGGTGAGGTCGATCTGGTCGTAGGTGTCTGGAACGATAACCGAATCGGTACATTCCGTGGGATTCGAAAAGGGGTGACCGGCTTTGGCGGCACGGCCTATGGCGAAAAAGGAATTATTACCCTTGGCCCCTTTACCGGTTACCAGCCCTTGGTCCGCGAAATAGTGCAATTTTTCGACACGGGGAAACCACCAGTGCCCGCTACAGAAACACTGGAGATGGTCGCCTTTATGGAAGCCGCCGATGCAAGCAAGCGTCATCGCGGAAAAACTGTGCGCTTATAA